The following DNA comes from Kitasatospora sp. NBC_01287.
GAGAGGACGTCGTTGGTCCGGTCGTACTTGGCCGCGACGTCGTCGAACATGGCGGCGACTTCGTGCGGCTGCTTGTCCAGGTTGGCTCGGGTCACGGGCCCATTCTTCACCCTGGGCCGGCCGGCGCGGGCGCCGGGCCAGGGTCTGTCGGACAATTCCCGCCCGGCGCGCGAATTGTCGGACACGGCTCAGCGCAGCGCGCGCCGCCCGCCCTTGCGGCGGCGCCGGGAGCGCTTGCCGTGCGTTATCGCGGGCATCCCCTCGGCCAGCGCCTCGGTGGCCAGCGCCACGGTGGTGACCATCCGGGTGCGGCGCAGCAGACCGCCGGTGGTCCGCCGGTGCCGGGTGATCCGCAGCAGGCAGAGCACGCAGAGCAGCAGCGCGACCGGCACGCTGATCTGGGCCAGCCGCACCCCGGCGGCCTGCGGGTAGTGCTGGTCGCAGGTGCGCACCGCGCCCGCGTCGGTGGCGGCGTGCTCCAGGCAGATCGGGTCGCCGACCTTGGCCTTGTCCGGCAGCGGCAGGTCGGTGGCGGTGCGCTGCTGGCCGTCCGCCTGGTACCGGACGCCGCTGTAGGTGGCGCTGCCGCCGGGCAGCCGGGTGACGGTGCCCTCGACCCGCACCGGGTGGGCGCCGATCTTGTCGGCCAACTCGGCCTGCCGCCAGCCCAGCAGGCACATGCCGAGCGCCAGCACGGCACTCAGCACCGCCGCGAGGTACCAGCCACGGCCGATCCTGGGGACGGCGGACACGGACGCGGATCGCATGGCTGGGTTGACCTGGCTTCCCTGGGCACGGCGGTGAGGCGGGCCCTCCCCGGCCGTCGGGTCGGGGGATGCACCCGTCTGGCGGCAGGTGCGCGGGACCGACCGGGATCGTAACCGCTGGCGGGCCCTCAGGTCACGGCGAGTGGGAATCAGGACGTCGGCCGGACACCGGAGTTCGGGGACCGACGACCCTTCCGGCCCTTGGCCGGGAGCGGCTCAGCGCCGCCGGTGCAGCAGCCTACCGGCCAGTACCGTGCCCAGGCAGGCACCGCCGGGCTGCTCGAAGATGGCGAAATCCGCTCGCTCGCCGACCACCAGCGAGCCGTACGGGACACCGGCGAAGCCGCCGTCCGCCGGGCCGAGGCCGTCCTCGGGAGCCGCGCCCGGCGCCAGCGGCCGCAGCCCGGAGCGGGCGACCGCCGCGCGCACCGCGGGGTGCTCGAACGGACCGGCCAGCGCCGTGGTCCCGTGCGCCAGCATTCGCTGCAGCCCGCGCCTCGCGCTGCCGCCCAAGCCGCCGTAGTGCGCCTCCGGCACCCCGCCGGACGGCAGTGGCAGCGGGTCGGCGCCCAGCTCCTCGCGCGGGTCGGGGTGGTAGCGGTGCTCCAGCAGCAACGCGCCGCGGGGCTGGGCCAGCCCCGGGGTGAGCCGCGCCGCCGGCCACTCGCGCCGCCGCGCGTCCGGGTGGGCCGCGGCCAGCTCGGCGTAGCCGCCGAGGGCGGCGATCCGGTCACCGCGCACCAGCACCGCCCCGTCGGTCAACGGCGGGGCGGTGCTGGTCGAGGGGACGGCGGGCAGCAGCAGCGCGGCCCGGTGCAGCGTGAGCATGCGGCGGGGCCGGTCAGTTGGACTGCAGGATCTTCAGCTCCGGGTGCGCGGTGCCGCCCTCGATCGCGGTGGAGGCGATGTGCGAGGCGACCCGCGGGTCGACCGGGTCGTTGGCCGGGTCGTCCAGCACCCGCAGGTGCTGGTAGGTGGTGGAGCGCTGGGCGGGCACCCGGCCGGCGGTGCGGATCAGGTGGATCAGCTCGGTCAGGTTGGAGCGGTGCTTGGCACCGGCCGCCGAGACCACGTTCTCCTCCAGCATGACCGAGCCCAGGTCGTCCGCGCCGTAGTGCAGCGAGAGCTGGCCGGCCTCCTTGCCGGTGGTCAGCCAGGAGCCCTGGATGTGCGCCACGTTGTCGAGGAAGAGCCGGGCGATCGCGATCATCCGCAGGTACTCGAAGACGGTCGCCTGGGTCGAGCCCTTGAGGTGGTTGTTCTGCGGCTGGTAGGTGTACGGGATGAATGCGCGGAAGCCGCCGGTGCGGTCCTGCACCTCGCGGATCATCCGCAGGTGCTCGATCCGCTCGGCGTTGGTCTCGCCGGTGCCCATCAGCATGGTGGAGGTGGACTCCACGCCGAGCCCGTGCGAGATCTCCATGATCTCCAGCCAGCGCTCGCCCGACTCCTTGAGCGGGGCGATCGCCTTGCGCGGGCGCTCCGGCAGCAGCTCCGCGCCGGCGCCGGCGAAGGAGTCCAGGCCGGCCGCGTGGATCCGGGTGATCGCCTCCTCGACGGAGACCTTCGACAGCCGGGCCATGTGCTCGACCTCGGAGGCGCCCAGCGAGTGGATCACCAGCTGCGGGAAGTCGGCCTTGATCGCGGCGAAGGCGCGCTCGTAGTACTCCACCCCGTAGTCCGGGTGGTGGCCGCCCTGGAACATGATCTGGGTGCCACCCAGCTCGACGGTCTCCGCGCAGCGGCGCAGGATCTCGTCCAGGTCGCGCGACCAGCCCTTGTCGCTCTTCGGCGCCACGTAGAAGGCGCAGAACTTGCACGCCGTCACACAGACGTTGGTGTAGTTGATGTTGCGCTCGATGATGTACGTCGCGATGTGCTCGGTACCGGCGTAGCGGCGGCGGCGCACCGCGTCGGCCGCCGCGCCGAGCGCGTGCAGCGGCGCCGAGCGGTAGAGCTCCAGCGCCTCCTCGGCCGAGATCCGGCCGCCGGCCGCCGCCCGGTCGAGGACCGCCTGCAGGTCGCTGCTGGGCGCGTCGTGAATCGCTGCGGGCTCGGACACCTGGCGGCCTTCTTTCTCTCCAGGATCGGCCGGGAGCACCTGGCTGAACCGACTGGCTGAGCTGGACCCCGGCGACGTGACCGGACCAGCCTACGCCAGGGGGTGCCGCCGCCCGCTCCCCCGCCCGGGGGAGCTCCGCGGCGGCACCGCGGCGGCACCGCGGCGGCACCGCGGCGGCACACTGCGCAGACGACCGGCCGGGCGCGGCGCCCGGCCGGAGCCCTCAA
Coding sequences within:
- the mqnC gene encoding cyclic dehypoxanthinyl futalosine synthase, with protein sequence MHDAPSSDLQAVLDRAAAGGRISAEEALELYRSAPLHALGAAADAVRRRRYAGTEHIATYIIERNINYTNVCVTACKFCAFYVAPKSDKGWSRDLDEILRRCAETVELGGTQIMFQGGHHPDYGVEYYERAFAAIKADFPQLVIHSLGASEVEHMARLSKVSVEEAITRIHAAGLDSFAGAGAELLPERPRKAIAPLKESGERWLEIMEISHGLGVESTSTMLMGTGETNAERIEHLRMIREVQDRTGGFRAFIPYTYQPQNNHLKGSTQATVFEYLRMIAIARLFLDNVAHIQGSWLTTGKEAGQLSLHYGADDLGSVMLEENVVSAAGAKHRSNLTELIHLIRTAGRVPAQRSTTYQHLRVLDDPANDPVDPRVASHIASTAIEGGTAHPELKILQSN